The Hemibagrus wyckioides isolate EC202008001 linkage group LG25, SWU_Hwy_1.0, whole genome shotgun sequence genome has a segment encoding these proteins:
- the magl gene encoding MAX gene-associated protein isoform X2, giving the protein MEGDGTELTLEKERLTEEACLISTPHLVSLVLKPGEIGKCGRNQTNQQVTLSPITLTQSSTQESHTGSGIKVTLENESVWSRFHSLGTEMILTKQGRRMFPCCRFRLSGLDPQRKYFLVMDIMPLDDFTYKWNGKSWEPVAVDEPHVQGQICVHPESPALGQQWMDSPVSFYKVKLTNDSTDQDGCVLLRAMHRYLPRLRIVPFDPDSGGTIVLDSPKVKIFSFPQTEFYAVTSYQNPQITQLKIDCNPFAMAFREDSQSIRLLQDKLKPCSSVGSHFRSPFLSLARNLSGKRKEGAVKSTISTCIQNNRKRGLSAETETRKEGDGILTKMKNAILSSSNDTDCSENDRGNETGVYKCPAEPVLNEHVAPLEFETSVTVPLEEPLPSADEPVPPISSTENSKSSESFEHDVSSHIGCKDSDSPTESSMSAPSPQTPGQIKSAAASMPGPPFLNGSQVHERKPGHLFRLRRFQRRRKAKSKRWSKTKYTKPPPAVVPPSVPLHPDLEDVEGMLFVSFVAKEALNTPVENKKESESSMPSPSPTHGPSDNHEAEDVNLSVTERIAKLEEILLLHLKQQKHRQVIHPCLQDVGMKLSLLDPKLPIDLQYLGVHLPLSPPLHEGLDKMNPMSLSPSPDGAGCFVSRTGKTNDPTKIKGWRDKFKTNTVQSATEGLKNSSAFCSEMLDAYLENEAQQISDRVAVFSKCSASPVSYQLPSKSSSYVVTLDSLLKARSASSKKDCSKPTDKIPPRSPLRGSPNTAVPLSSAGSHYRLRGNREREREFTPSFQAHQHAVSSLQSSKSRRFVSRGGMKKQPGRWNSSAETARHISSVQSPTIPVKVKNKVLLQEFEKEAMFDGKVRTHITTERAKFALTAVLNFKKSGKRPRYNMHHKNENACPEDFCCLGCVCDSLHREVRGPTHCRRVECMFECSCFKHKVLLLHPLRETASVQRGRKSAVMAFPIADPEREPRPPPAPSITTLWKRKTGEHDPEPIFIPAPPRSSKNVSHLHTSLNYSSNQVREEDKDPVYLYFESMMTCARVREYNSNPPPQIHMFPSKKEMTEDEELNEIAEASNLASSQITSETNPTESPAKPKPTKLLEILSECNWEPHRSLVLNTLFRRMNSNLLSEPFCFGMYKIQLLSTIIKGEDRSSTITYKVCISRADEKEMTDDLQPPVKKTMKKQRVKGVETKVSKTCETQAQREDTDSRRMSSALEEEQQKNLLSKRLLRSLPFLTHAATVGCLTAYKKKPGGPSHGLIKVNGKSYAKAKVLLGQLGALHPVNRFAAFVTGRLLPVGQTKDVGDVTKACPPKAPLKPSSQASAPEPNTTSKNKRSDISHMKAMKSVGPPPGKTPIVPDGTRFVLVPVTPSNSAAAPSAETVSSSTLPPGQQVVLQPVPGSNFLCQYNGQMIQLKPISTEPHVQPQPSSVSEGSTSQVLQTADNTCLPKDTRSLQMPLISTPLSKIVPKPLSEVSPKVLSLSAKSGMNIASGMSAFNLQSSFPGKTGTFSFRICPPNGGKPVRSEHGVKSPEPSADTSPTVLLPGGFTLIKLFHTAVPAVPANVTSAAFHPAEIPQNDESIRKSIVQSCSPSLEQNGQVSESISNPDLFETSNSGLSQSSMDLPSESIIKEESEEHFSESENTLSPSKYNWAPDGAVMVHTSDMDMDMDDWPPNGAERILWIDSADEEEDEIPPAVEASESKTTTTEANFSSCDEEPQVVNLCFNKKETPLIHNKDLPPKDDVCSKSAPADEQKLYLDSSISSSDQENDCDPFTNANITKQEPPFLIPIIKIDDNEPTQIFSGSHNSSEQVMFQEDCPSVHIKNEPNNTPCMDMAGNEPDMKDQGLLADNSTLRISRIETLNNQTAENTFLKHIPITEQRLDSTSNYIISTEIESCSDSPGRHTCTMPDIDKQHIVSKDILLPINKEEPCMNQPVTEFPQDLNKQGVGSKNSSQVLTHMEFYNNPAKPNSTAPLNAEDNHENADIAGNAPCSLLDHQTLVNSTPTAHPLNISKTTLTELSDDEDIVLDVVNISEDEAPFEFDKDKADSSGDGDGNSSVEEDSSYDSTSDSETTDDTMDMSTEDDDDDVESFEDDDGKSNEIHHKIRTAKLKKKIKHLTNLIRNSRDVPVHELEKRLNHTEKERLRRDEMRHAFAALKKALNVEERVRMCNHDILNQARLTISALKDRSQCLEERKKALLQRQSSYLRQIAELSEKSKARDKARLEKKCAQQKQLDSQKTQQTSVPGPLVNRRRVDSDGNRLPPRFGLWKAPNYIRKRSKKSLRQPPVLATEAVDESPDSPGNHTVGGPLVKPEELVRTVIAQNPTVLPPLCKTHQEKIVSTEKKPAEKRSLPKIVLQSFGKTDTVKLTNDIRTSRSSSTEVFKSAELLTDGNLDPQVQNKEMEKGSATGASNVMEKSLVEEHSNTESPAPSSEVTGIDVQNKTLSKLENKQASSAMVKVRKKRRQTEVVIEEALSNPDVLGPRKLRQRSPAVTGGATSGSAANKRKRII; this is encoded by the exons ATGGAGGGTGATGGAACTGAACTCACACTGGAAAAGGAGAGACTGACAGAAGAGGCATGTCTTATCTCCACTCCACACTTGGTGTCTCTGGTTTTGAAGCCAGGCGAAATTGGCAAGTGTGGCAGAAACCAGACAAACCAACAAGTTACTTTGTCCCCAATTACACTTACTCAAAGCTCAACCCAAGAAAGTCACACAGGCAGTGGCATTAAAGTTACTCTGGAGAATGAATCGGTTTGGAGTCGGTTTCACAGCTTGGGCACAGAGATGATCCTCACAAAGCAAGGCCGGCGGATGTTCCCCTGCTGTCGCTTTAGGCTGAGTGGATTAGATCCACAAAGGAAGTACTTTCTGGTTATGGATATCATGCCTTTAGATGATTTTACCTACAAATGGAATGGAAAGTCCTGGGAGCCTGTTGCAGTGGACGAGCCTCATGTGCAGGGACAGATATGTGTTCACCCAGAGTCGCCAGCCCTGGGCCAACAGTGGATGGATAGCCCTGTGTCCTTTTACAAAGTAAAGCTAACCAATGACTCCACGGACCAAGACGGCTGTGTGCTTTTGCGTGCAATGCACCGTTATCTACCACGGCTGCGTATTGTACCTTTCGATCCAGATTCAGGTGGGACTATTGTACTCGATAGTCCAAAAGTTAAGATATTTAGCTTCCCTCAAACAGAGTTTTATGCAGTTACCAGCTACCAGAACCCTCAGATCACTCAGCTTAAAATTGACTGTAACCCTTTTGCAATGGCCTTCAGAGAAGACAGCCAGAGTATTCGTTTGCTGCAAGACAAACTCAAGCCCTGCTCTTCTGTTGGATCACACTTTCGATCTCCTTTTCTAAGTTTGGCCCGGAATCTCAGTGGAAAAAGGAAAGAGGGTGCAGTAAAAAGCACCATCTCGACCTGTATTCAAAACAACAG aAAAAGAGGTCTTTCTGCAGAAACAGAAACTCGTAAAGAGGGAGACGGCATCTTGACTAAAATGAAAAATGCCATTTTAAGTAGTTCAAATGATACCGACTGCAGTGAAAATGACAGAGGAAATGAAACCGGGGTGTATAAATGTCCAGCGGAACCTGTGCTGAATGAGCATGTGGCACCTTTGGAATTTGAAACAAGTGTAACTGTGCCTTTAGAAGAACCCTTGCCAAGTGCTGATGAACCGGTTCCTCCCATAAGTAGCACTGAAAATTCTAAATCTTCTGAGTCTTTTGAGCATGATGTTAGTTCTCACATAGGCTGCAAAGACAGTGACTCACCTACAGAATCATCCATGTCTGCTCCGAGTCCTCAGACTCCAGGGCAAATAAAGTCTGCTGCTGCTTCCATGCCTGGACCACCTTTCCTTAATGGTAGTCAAGTACATGAGCGAAAACCAGGCCACCTGTTTAGACTTAGACGTTTTCAGAGGCGCAGGAAAGCTAAATCTAAACGGTGGTCTAAGACAAAGTATACAAAACCCCCTCCTGCAGTTGTGCCGCCTAGCGTTCCTTTGCACCCAGACCTTGAAGATGTGGAGGGAATGTTGTTTGTATCTTTTGTTGCAAAG GAAGCCTTAAATACTCCTGttgaaaacaaaaaggaaagtgAATCGTCTATGCCTTCACCATCTCCAACACATGGTCCGTCAGATAATCATGAAGCTGAAG ATGTCAATCTTTCTGTGACGGAAAGAATTGCCAAATTGGAGGAAATTTTACTCCTTCATCTAAAACAgcaaaaacacagacaggtcATTCACCCATGCCTGCAAGACG TTGGCATGAAGTTGAGCCTTCTGGATCCAAAGTTACCTATAGACTTGCAGTACCTTGGTGTGCACTTGCCCCTTTCTCCACCTCTTCATGAGGGTTTGGATAAAATGAATCCCATGAGCCTGTCACCTTCTCctg ATGGAGCTGGATGTTTTGTGTCACGGACAGGGAAGACGAACGATCCCACGAAGATAAAAGGCTGGAGAGATAAATTTAAGACCAACACAGTACAGAGTGCAACTGAAG GTCTGAAAAACAGTTCAGCATTCTGCAGTGAAATGTTGGATGCATATCTTGAAAACGAGGCCCAGCAAATCAGCGACCGTGTTGCTGTGTTCTCTAAATGCTCTGCCTCACCAGTATCATACCAGCTACCTTCAAAAAGCAGCAGTTATGTGGTTACTCTGGATAGTCTACTCAAGGCTAGATCTGCCTCATCGAAGAAGGACTGCAGCAAACCGACGGACAAAATTCCGCCCAGATCTCCACTTAGAGGATCTCCGAACACTGCAGTACCTTTGTCTTCAGCAGGATCTCATTATAGATTACGAGgaaaccgagagagagagagagaatttacacCTTCATTTCAGGCACATCAACATGCAGTGTCTTCACTGCAATCCAGCAAATCCAGAAGATTCGTTTCTAGAGGTGGAATGAAGAAACAACCTGGCAGATGGAACTCCAGTGCAGAGACAGCAAGACATATCAGTAGTGTGCAGAGTCCCACGATCCCTGTAAAAGTCAAAAACAAGGTGTTGCTTCAAGAGTTCGAGAAAGAGGCAATGTTTGATGGTAAAGTtcgtacacacatcactactgaGAGAGCAAAATTTGCTCTTACCGCTGTGCTTAATTTCAAG AAATCAGGTAAAAGGCCTAGGTACAACATGCACCATAAAAATGAGAATGCGTGTCCTGAGGATTTCTGTTGTTTGGGCTGCGTGTGTGATAGCCTGCACAGGGAAGTCCGAGGGCCTACACACTGCCGGAGAGTTGAGTGCATGTTTGAATGCAGCTGTTTCAAACACAAGGTCCTTCTGCTCCACCCTTTAAGAGAGACAGCAAGTGTTCAGCGGGGAAGGAAGAGTGCAGTAATGGCTTTTC CTATCGCCGACCCAGAGAGGGAACCCAGACCACCACCTGCACCTAGTATCACCACCTTATGGAAAAGGAAAACAGGAGAACATGATCCTGAGCCAATATTTATTCCAGCTCCTCCACGTTCTTCTAAAAATGTGTCCCATTTACATACCAGTCTAAACTATTCCTCTAATCAG GTGCGGGAGGAAGATAAAGATCCTGTGTATCTGTATTTTGAGAGTATGATGACATGTGCTCGTGTGAGAGAGTACAACAGTAATCCACCACCTCAGATACACATGTTCCCCAGCAAAAAAGAAATGACAGAAGATGAAGAGCTT AATGAAATTGCAGAAGCATCTAATCTGGCTTCCTCTCAGATAACATCAG AAACAAATCCCACTGAGAGTCCAGCAAAGCCCAAGCCTACTAAACTGCTGGAAAtcctgtctgagtgtaactgggAGCCTCATCGGAGTTTGGTTTTGAACACGCTGTTCCGACGCATGAACAGCAACCTCCTGTCCGAGCCTTTCTGCTTTGGCATGTACAAAATACAGCTTCTTTCTACTATCATCAAAGGAGAAGACAGGTCCTCTACAATTACTTACAAGGTGTGCATCTCCCGGGCGGATGAAAAGGAGATGACTGATGACTTGCAGCCGCCAGTGAAGAAGACGATGAAAAAACAAAGAGTGAAAGGTGTTGAAACCAAAGTATCAAAAACCTGTGAAACACAAGCTCAGAGAG AGGACACTGATTCTAGGAGAATGAGTAGTGCATTGGAGGAAgagcaacaaaaaaatctcCTCTCTAAGAGACTGTTAAGGTCTTTGCCCTTCCTTACCCATGCTGCAACTGTTGGTTGTCTCACGGCATATAAAAAGAAACCTGGAGGCCCTTCTCATGGTCTAATTAAG GTAAATGGCAAATCATATGCTAAAGCGAAAGTCCTTTTGGGCCAACTTGGAGCTTTACATCCAGTGAATCGCTTTGCAGCTTTCGTCACTGGCAGGCTACTGCCTGTAGGTCAGACTAAAGATGTAGGTGATGTCACCAAAGCTTGTCCTCCCAAAGCCCCTCTCAAGCCAAGTTCCCAAGCCAGTGCACCTGAGCCTAACACCACATCCAAAAACAAAAGATCAGACATTAGTCACATGAAAGCCATGAAAAGTGTGG GCCCACCCCCTGGCAAAACTCCCATTGTGCCTGATGGCACCAGATTTGTTCTTGTGCCAGTAACACCTTCCAACTCTGCAGCTGCTCCTTCAGCAGAAACTGTTTCTAGTTCCACCCTCCCACCTGGCCAGCAAGTGGTTCTGCAGCCTGTTCCAGGGTCAAACTTTTTATGTCAGTACAATGGCCAAATGATCCAACTAAAGCCCATCAGCACTGAGCCTCATGTTCAGCCACAGCCTAGTTCTGTCAGTGAAG GTAGCACTTCACAAGTTCTACAAACAGCAGACAACACATGCCTGCCAAAAGACACCAGATCTCTGCAGATGCCTTTGATCTCTACTCCTTTATCAAAAATTGTGCCCAAGCCTTTGTCGGAGGTTTCACCCAAAGTGCTCTCTCTGTCAGCAAAGAGTGGCATGAACATTGCCAGTGGCATGTCAGCCTTTAATTTACAGTCGAGTTTTCCAGGTAAAACAGGGACATTCTCTTTTCGAATATGCCCGCCTAATGGAGGGAAGCCTGTACGATCAGAGCATGGTGTTAAGTCTCCTGAACCCTCTGCTGACACTTCTCCTACTGTGCTACTTCCTGGAGGTTTCACCTTGATTAAACTCTTTCACACTGCTGTGCCAGCTGTTCCTGCAAATGTCACTTCGGCTGCTTTTCATCCAGCTGAAATCCCGCAGAATGATGAAAGTATTAGGAAATCTATCGTACAGAGTTGCTCCCCCAGCCTCGAACAAAATGGTCAAGTTTCAGAAAGCATTTCCAATCCAGATCTTTTTGAAACATCAAACTCCGGTTTAAGCCAGAGTAGCATGGACCTTCCCTCAGAAAGTATTATCAAAGAGGAGTCTGAGGAACACTTCTCTGAGTCAGAAAATACACTGTCGCCAAGCAAGTACAACTGGGCACCTGACGGTGCTGTGATGGTACACACAAGTGATATGGATATGGATATGGATGATTGGCCACCCAATGGAGCAGAGCGAATTTTGTGGATAGACTCTGCcgatgaagaggaggatgaaATCCCACCTGCAGTGGAAGCCAGTGAGTCAAAGACCACAACAACAGAAGCTAACTTTAGTAGCTGTGATGAAGAGCCTCAAGTAGTTAatctgtgttttaataaaaaagagaCTCCCCTCATTCACAACAAGGATTTGCCACCTAAAGATGATGTGTGTTCTAAAAGCGCTCCTGCTGATGAACAGAAACTTTATCTTGATTCTAGCATATCCAGTAGTGACCAAGAAAATGACTGTGATCCATTCACAAATGCAAATATTACCAAACAAGAGCCACCGTTCTTAATTCCCATTATAAAAATTGACGATAATGAACCAACACAGATATTCTCTGGCTCCCATAATAGCAGTGAACAAGTTATGTTTCAAGAAGATTGTCCTTCAGTTCACATTAAAAATGAGCCAAATAACACACCATGTATGGACATGGCTGGTAATGAGCCTGACATGAAGGACCAAGGGCTTCTAGCTGATAATAGCACTTTACGTATCAGTAGAATAGAAACTTTAAACAATCAAACAGCAGAGAATACATTTCTCAAACACATTCCTATCACGGAACAAAGGCTTGACTCTACTAGTAATTACATTATATCTACAGAAATAGAATCATGCAGTGACTCACCAGGGAGACACACATGCACCATGCCTGATATTGATAAACAGCATATTGTCTCAAAAGATATTTTACTACCTATCAATAAAGAGGAACCCTGTATGAATCAGCCAGTGACAGAATTTCCACAAGACCTAAATAAGCAGGGTGTGGGCTCTAAAAATAGTTCACAAGTCCTCACTCATATGGAGTTTTATAATAATCCAGCCAAGCCCAACTCCACAGCTCCACTGAATGCTGAAGACAATCATGAGAATGCTGACATTGCTGGTAATGCTCCATGCTCTTTACTGGATCATCAGACACTTGTGAACTCCACGCCTACAGCACATCCGCTAAACATATCTAAGACCACACTGACAGAGCTGTCTGATGACGAAGACATTGTTCTGGATGTGGTGAACATAAGTGAAGATGAAGCTCCatttgagtttgacaaagaTAAGGCCGATTCAAGTGGCGATGGTGATGGGAACTCTAGTGTTGAAGAGGATTCCAGTTATGACTCCACTAGTGACAGTGAAACTACAGATGACACT ATGGACATGTCgactgaagatgatgatgatgacgttgAGTCGTTTGAGGACGATGACGGCAAAAG CAATGAGATTCACCATAAAATCAGAACAgctaaattgaaaaaaaag aTTAAGCATCTCACAAACCTTATAAGGAATTCAAGAGATGTGCCAGTGCATGAGCTAGAAAAACGTCTGAATCACACTGAAAAAGAGCGTCTTCGCAGAGATGAAATGCGTCATGCCTTCGCTGCGCTGAAAAAAGCACTGAACGTTGAGGAACGAGTCCGAATGTGCAACCACGACATTCTAAATCAG GCTCGACTCACGATTTCGGCTCTCAAGGACCGGAGCCAGTGCTtagaggaaaggaaaaaagccCTACTTCAGAGACAGTCTTCCTATCTCCGCCAGATTGCAGAACTATCTG AAAAGAGCAAGGCCAGAGACAAGGCACGTTTGGAGAAAAAATGTGCACAGCAAAAGCAGCTCGACTCCCAAAAAACTCAGCAGACATCAGTTCCAGGACCTCTAGTAAACCGTCGACGGGTAGACAGTGATGGCAACAGACTCCCACCACGTTTTGGACTCTGGAAAGCCCCTAATTATATACGCAAAAGATCCAAAAAGTCCTTGCGGCAGCCTCCTGTTCTTGCCACAG AGGCTGTGGACGAAAGTCCTGATTCACCAGGCAATCACACCGTGGGTGGACCTTTGGTTAAACCAG AGGAGTTGGTGCGGACAGTTATCGCACAGAACCCCACTGTCCTACCTCCATtatgcaaaacccatcaagagAAAATTGTCTCAACAGAGAAGAAGCCAGCAG AAAAACGATCATTGCCAAAGATTGTGTTGCAGTCCTTCGGCAAGACTGACACCGTAAAGCTCACAAATGACATAAGAACATCTCGATCAAGTTCTACCGAAGTCTTTAAATCCGCTGAACTGCTAACAGATGGTAATTTAGATCCGCAAGTCCAAAAcaaagaaatggaaaaaggCAGTGCAACAGGAGCCTCAAATGTGATGGAGAAGTCTCTAGTGGAAGAACACTCGAACACAGAGAGCCCAGCTCCGTCATCAGAAGTCACTGGAATTGATGTCCAAAATAAAACTTTGTCCAAGTTAGAGAACAAACAAGCCTCTTCAGCTATGGTaaaagtgaggaaaaaaagaagacagacTGAAGTAGTCATAGAAGAGGCCTTATCCAACCCTGATGTCTTAGGACCCAGGAAACTGAGGCAAAGATCCCCTGCAGTTACTGGAGGGGCCACAAGTGGAAGTGCAGCAAATAAAAGAAAGAGGATTATTTAG